A region of Alteromonadaceae bacterium 2753L.S.0a.02 DNA encodes the following proteins:
- a CDS encoding diguanylate cyclase (GGDEF)-like protein, with translation MALFNSGIGAKITLIAVSAATAAIVTVVIAFSLQEWQLFRQAEQIRIDAQSRMLSQHVVTLFQQGHQALINEILNDPLMDSDIQGLGVWGRDGEPITLVNFPERFSSRNYDEKRIREWFTQQSSSAAPHLKIIPLQNQTVNYGTLVVLWNRADAQQHITFMVGYALMALVLAVFITAIISWLVQRIISNRIAQINEISKLVAKTGDYSVRAQITSSDEIGEMALGLNRMLEQIQIRDNNLERQVRQRTKELEDLAEAFRYRALHDPLTGLPNRALLEEEFSRAVAHAKRTGKYFALLLMDIDNFKHINDYYGHEAGDELLKHIASRVVRTLRGEDRVCRLGGDEFVLLIEEIEQLADVDSIAATLIKDLNTKSFSKLQNVRVGVSIGTSIYPRDGADLAVLKRKADIAMYAAKQAGKNRMQIFQPDMERQALHLAVMQRSLGAAIEQDEFELFFQPQVDVNRKVLVGAESFLRWHNSKYGLLSPHDFLVCAEENGAIKSIDYFVLYKACKQSMYWRERLGLNIPVSVNLSAQHFKHFDIVTKIRKTLQATGLAPQNLTIEISQAIVAGEEPMARKVAAEIRALGVKIALDNFGVGLSSLNNLRTLPVDKLKLDKSFSRFVHTSERERKLAKGIVSLAYEYEVELIAEGVESGSQALMLQELGCSVMQGFWYAHPCDKLGFEKWLSSHEYSQTAAH, from the coding sequence ATGGCCCTCTTCAACTCGGGTATCGGTGCCAAAATAACACTTATCGCTGTTAGTGCGGCAACCGCAGCGATTGTAACTGTGGTTATAGCTTTTTCACTGCAGGAGTGGCAACTGTTTCGGCAAGCCGAGCAAATACGTATTGATGCGCAAAGCCGCATGCTTAGCCAGCACGTGGTTACGCTATTTCAACAAGGGCATCAAGCGCTTATCAACGAGATCCTCAACGACCCGTTGATGGATTCTGATATACAGGGTCTGGGAGTATGGGGCCGTGATGGCGAACCCATAACACTGGTGAACTTTCCTGAGCGATTTTCTTCTCGCAACTATGATGAAAAACGTATTCGCGAGTGGTTCACGCAACAAAGTAGTAGTGCTGCCCCACATTTAAAAATAATTCCATTGCAAAACCAAACTGTGAACTACGGTACGTTGGTGGTGTTGTGGAATCGTGCCGATGCTCAGCAACATATTACGTTTATGGTGGGTTATGCATTGATGGCGCTGGTTTTAGCCGTTTTTATTACTGCGATAATTTCATGGTTGGTTCAAAGAATAATTTCCAATCGAATTGCGCAGATAAATGAAATATCAAAGTTGGTGGCAAAAACAGGCGATTACTCTGTGCGCGCTCAAATCACCAGTAGTGATGAAATTGGTGAAATGGCGCTGGGACTAAATCGCATGCTGGAGCAAATTCAAATTCGAGATAATAATCTCGAGAGGCAGGTGCGTCAGAGAACCAAAGAGTTGGAAGATCTGGCGGAAGCATTCCGCTATCGAGCATTGCATGATCCGCTTACTGGCTTGCCAAACAGAGCGCTGTTGGAGGAGGAGTTTTCACGTGCGGTGGCACACGCCAAGCGCACCGGTAAATATTTCGCTTTGCTGCTCATGGATATCGATAATTTTAAACATATTAACGATTATTATGGCCATGAGGCGGGTGACGAACTGTTAAAACACATCGCGAGCCGAGTGGTGAGAACGCTACGTGGTGAAGATCGGGTGTGTCGCCTTGGGGGCGATGAGTTTGTACTGCTCATTGAAGAAATTGAGCAATTGGCAGATGTCGATTCGATTGCCGCAACACTCATAAAAGATCTCAACACAAAAAGCTTTTCAAAATTGCAGAATGTTAGAGTAGGGGTGAGTATTGGAACCAGTATTTATCCTCGAGATGGTGCTGACCTCGCTGTATTAAAGCGCAAGGCTGACATCGCTATGTATGCGGCCAAGCAGGCAGGTAAGAACCGTATGCAGATATTTCAGCCTGACATGGAACGCCAGGCATTGCATCTGGCGGTTATGCAACGCAGTTTAGGCGCAGCCATCGAGCAAGATGAGTTTGAACTTTTTTTTCAACCCCAGGTCGATGTAAACAGAAAAGTACTGGTGGGTGCAGAGTCGTTCTTACGCTGGCACAACTCCAAGTACGGCTTGTTATCGCCTCACGATTTTCTGGTGTGTGCTGAAGAAAATGGCGCTATTAAATCGATAGATTATTTTGTGCTATACAAGGCCTGCAAGCAAAGTATGTACTGGCGTGAACGCCTCGGTTTAAATATTCCGGTTTCGGTTAACCTGTCTGCACAGCATTTTAAGCACTTTGATATTGTTACCAAAATCCGAAAAACTCTGCAGGCTACCGGTTTAGCGCCTCAAAATCTGACGATCGAAATCAGCCAGGCTATTGTCGCGGGCGAAGAGCCAATGGCGAGAAAAGTCGCCGCTGAAATTCGTGCGTTAGGTGTAAAAATTGCGCTCGACAATTTCGGTGTGGGGTTATCGTCGCTGAATAATTTACGAACTTTACCGGTGGACAAACTCAAACTCGATAAGAGTTTTTCACGGTTTGTACACACCAGTGAACGCGAACGCAAGCTCGCGAAGGGTATTGTGTCGTTGGCCTACGAATACGAAGTCGAATTAATCGCGGAAGGTGTCGAATCGGGTAGTCAGGCACTGATGTTACAAGAGTTGGGTTGTAGTGTGATGCAGGGCTTCTGGTATGCTCACCCGTGTGATAAATTGGGCTTCGAGAAGTGGTTGTCTTCGCACGAATACTCGCAAACAGCCGCTCATTAA
- a CDS encoding pterin-4-alpha-carbinolamine dehydratase: protein MAKQLIQQTCEACSAGAPTLSEQELADALTQLPEWRVVKTGSISLLEKAFSFSNFIEAVHFANAVAKIAEEVNHHPTLVVEWGRVKVQWWTHKIGGIHRNDAIMAAKTDRLFSN from the coding sequence ATGGCTAAGCAACTTATACAGCAAACCTGCGAAGCCTGCAGTGCTGGCGCGCCAACACTTTCTGAACAAGAGTTGGCAGACGCATTAACACAATTGCCCGAATGGCGTGTCGTTAAAACCGGTAGTATCTCCCTTCTCGAAAAAGCTTTTTCCTTTAGTAACTTTATCGAAGCTGTGCATTTTGCCAATGCTGTCGCTAAAATTGCTGAAGAAGTTAATCACCACCCGACACTAGTTGTTGAATGGGGGCGCGTAAAAGTGCAGTGGTGGACGCACAAAATTGGCGGTATTCATCGCAATGATGCCATTATGGCCGCCAAAACGGATCGTTTATTTTCGAATTGA
- a CDS encoding homodimeric fumarase (class I), with protein MTTTIRQDDIIASVADALQFISYYHPKDFIDAVHEAYKKEANPAAKDAMAQILINSRMCAQGHRPICQDTGIVTAFVTVGMDTKVEGDMSFDDMINEGVRRAYQNVDNVLRASILSDPDGARKNTGDNTPAVIHYKMVPGNTIDVHVAAKGGGSEAKSKFAMLNPSDSVVEWVLNVVPQMGAGWCPPGMLGIGIGGTAEKAMLLAKEALLDPVDIQDLRERGASNRAEELRLELMQKVNALGIGAQGLGGLTTVLDVKVKDYPTHAANKAIAVIPNCAATRHAHFVLDGSGPALQTPPSLEDWPEVSWEVGDSVERVDLDSITADDITRWQPGQTLLLNGKLLTGRDAAHKRLVDMIEKGEPMPVDFTNKFIYYVGPVDPVGDEVVGPAGPTTATRMDKFTRTVLEKTGLIGMVGKAERGPVAIEAIKDNKAVYLMAVGGAAYLVSKAIVNAKVLAFEDLGMEAIYEFEVKDMPVTVAVDSNGISVHQTGPQEWKAKIEEGVVTVQ; from the coding sequence ATGACCACCACTATTCGTCAAGACGACATTATCGCAAGCGTTGCCGATGCGCTGCAGTTTATTTCTTATTATCACCCCAAGGATTTTATCGACGCTGTTCACGAGGCTTATAAAAAGGAAGCCAACCCAGCCGCCAAAGATGCAATGGCACAAATTCTGATCAATTCACGCATGTGCGCCCAGGGTCACCGCCCTATTTGTCAGGATACCGGCATTGTCACCGCTTTCGTAACTGTTGGTATGGACACCAAAGTTGAAGGCGATATGAGTTTCGACGATATGATTAACGAAGGCGTCCGTCGCGCCTACCAGAATGTCGATAATGTGTTGCGTGCCTCCATTCTTTCCGACCCTGATGGCGCCCGCAAGAATACCGGCGACAACACTCCTGCTGTGATTCATTACAAAATGGTGCCAGGTAATACCATAGACGTGCATGTTGCTGCAAAAGGCGGTGGCTCTGAGGCCAAATCCAAATTTGCGATGCTCAACCCATCGGATTCGGTGGTCGAATGGGTGTTAAATGTGGTGCCTCAGATGGGTGCCGGTTGGTGCCCGCCAGGCATGTTGGGGATAGGGATTGGAGGAACTGCGGAAAAAGCCATGTTGCTCGCTAAGGAGGCACTGCTTGATCCGGTAGACATACAGGATCTGCGCGAACGCGGCGCGAGCAACCGTGCCGAAGAGCTGCGTTTGGAGTTGATGCAAAAAGTTAACGCGTTGGGTATTGGTGCCCAGGGGCTCGGTGGTTTAACCACCGTGTTGGATGTGAAAGTCAAAGACTATCCAACTCACGCTGCCAACAAAGCGATTGCGGTCATTCCCAATTGTGCTGCAACCCGCCACGCACATTTTGTATTGGATGGCAGTGGCCCAGCACTGCAAACTCCACCATCTTTGGAAGACTGGCCAGAAGTGAGTTGGGAAGTGGGCGACAGCGTGGAACGCGTCGACCTTGATTCTATAACTGCAGATGATATTACCCGCTGGCAGCCAGGTCAGACTCTTTTGCTGAATGGCAAACTATTGACCGGCCGCGATGCTGCGCACAAACGCCTGGTGGACATGATTGAAAAAGGCGAGCCAATGCCGGTGGATTTTACCAACAAATTTATTTATTACGTGGGCCCGGTGGATCCAGTAGGCGATGAAGTGGTTGGTCCAGCTGGCCCAACAACAGCAACTCGAATGGATAAATTTACTCGGACTGTGCTCGAAAAAACCGGTTTGATTGGTATGGTTGGTAAAGCTGAACGTGGCCCGGTCGCAATCGAAGCCATTAAGGATAACAAAGCGGTGTATCTGATGGCGGTGGGCGGAGCCGCCTATCTGGTTTCCAAAGCTATTGTAAATGCGAAAGTATTGGCATTTGAAGATTTGGGTATGGAAGCCATTTACGAATTTGAAGTTAAGGATATGCCAGTCACTGTTGCCGTCGATAGCAATGGGATTTCGGTGCACCAAACCGGGCCTCAAGAATGGAAAGCTAAAATTGAAGAGGGTGTTGTGACTGTTCAATAA
- a CDS encoding Fe-Mn family superoxide dismutase, with product MAFELPALPYERDALAPHISAETIDFHYGKHHKTYVDKLNGLVPGTEFEGKSLEDVVKSSSGGVFNNAAQIWNHTFYWNCLSPNGGGEASGAIADAITAAFGSFADFKEKFTAAAIANFGSGWTWLVKKADGSVEIVSTSNAATPLTDDSVTPLLTVDVWEHAYYIDYRNARPSYLEAFWNLVNWEFVNANFS from the coding sequence ATGGCTTTTGAATTACCAGCACTTCCTTACGAACGCGACGCGCTCGCGCCACACATTTCCGCAGAAACCATCGACTTCCACTATGGCAAGCACCACAAAACCTATGTTGATAAGCTTAATGGCTTGGTACCTGGTACTGAGTTTGAAGGTAAGAGTTTAGAAGACGTGGTGAAAAGCTCCAGTGGCGGTGTGTTTAATAATGCCGCACAGATTTGGAATCACACTTTTTACTGGAATTGCCTGAGCCCCAATGGCGGCGGTGAAGCCTCTGGCGCAATTGCAGACGCCATTACCGCTGCTTTCGGTTCTTTCGCCGATTTTAAAGAAAAATTCACCGCCGCTGCGATTGCCAATTTTGGTTCTGGCTGGACTTGGCTGGTGAAGAAAGCGGATGGCAGTGTTGAAATTGTAAGCACATCCAACGCGGCAACCCCTTTGACTGATGATTCAGTTACTCCGCTGTTAACCGTTGATGTGTGGGAACACGCGTACTACATTGATTATCGCAATGCGCGTCCATCATACCTGGAAGCGTTTTGGAATTTGGTTAACTGGGAATTTGTTAACGCCAATTTTTCATAA
- a CDS encoding chaperonin GroEL encodes MTAKDVKFGDEARQKMLVGVNVLADAVKTTLGPKGRNVVLDKSFGAPTVTKDGVSVAKEIELKDKFENMGAQMVKEVASKASDDAGDGTTTATVLAQSIVNEGLKSVAAGMNPMDLKRGIDKAVIAAVEFVKSSAQPCEDSKSIAQVGTISANSDSQVGDIIAEAMEKVGKEGVITVEEGNSLENELDVVEGMQFDRGYLSPYFITNQDNMSVEHESPFILLVDKKISNIRELLPVLEAVAKSGKPLIIVAEDVEGEALATLVVNNMRGIVKVAACKAPGFGDRRKAMLQDIAILTGGTVISEEVGLDLESATLEHLGQAKRVTMSKENSVIVDGAGSADDIKARVNQIRAQIEETNSEYDAEKLQERVAKLAGGVAVIKVGAATEVEMKEKKARVEDALHATRAAVEEGVVPGGGVALIRAVASIADLEGDNEDQTAGIAIARRAMEAPLRQIVANAGEEASVICEKVRGGEGNFGYNAGTGEYGDMLEMGILDPAKVTRTALQAAGSIAGLMITTEAMVADKPEDKPAMGAPDMGGMGGMGGMM; translated from the coding sequence ATGACAGCGAAAGACGTAAAATTTGGTGATGAAGCTCGCCAAAAAATGTTGGTAGGCGTAAACGTATTGGCAGATGCCGTAAAAACGACTCTGGGCCCCAAAGGCCGTAATGTCGTGCTCGATAAATCTTTTGGCGCACCAACCGTCACTAAAGACGGTGTTTCAGTAGCCAAAGAAATCGAGCTAAAAGACAAGTTCGAAAATATGGGCGCACAAATGGTGAAGGAAGTTGCTTCCAAAGCGTCTGACGACGCCGGAGACGGTACCACCACTGCAACCGTATTGGCCCAATCAATCGTGAACGAAGGTTTAAAGTCAGTTGCTGCTGGCATGAACCCAATGGACCTCAAGCGCGGTATCGATAAAGCGGTTATCGCAGCGGTTGAGTTCGTAAAGTCCAGTGCCCAGCCTTGTGAAGACAGCAAGTCTATTGCCCAGGTTGGTACTATTTCCGCAAACAGCGATTCTCAAGTTGGTGACATCATTGCTGAAGCCATGGAAAAAGTGGGCAAAGAAGGTGTTATTACCGTTGAAGAAGGCAACAGCCTAGAGAACGAACTGGATGTAGTAGAAGGTATGCAGTTCGACCGTGGTTACCTGTCACCTTATTTCATCACCAATCAAGACAACATGAGTGTCGAGCACGAAAGCCCTTTCATTCTGTTGGTCGACAAGAAAATTTCCAACATTCGTGAATTACTGCCCGTACTGGAAGCTGTCGCGAAATCTGGCAAGCCATTAATTATTGTTGCTGAAGATGTTGAAGGCGAAGCCCTGGCAACTTTGGTTGTAAATAACATGCGCGGCATCGTGAAGGTTGCAGCTTGTAAAGCGCCTGGTTTTGGCGACCGTCGTAAAGCTATGTTGCAAGACATTGCTATCTTAACTGGTGGTACTGTCATTTCCGAAGAAGTGGGTCTGGATCTTGAAAGCGCAACACTGGAGCACCTCGGCCAAGCCAAGCGTGTCACCATGTCTAAAGAGAACAGCGTAATCGTTGACGGTGCTGGCTCTGCAGACGATATCAAAGCACGCGTTAATCAAATTCGCGCGCAAATCGAAGAAACCAACTCTGAATACGACGCAGAAAAGCTGCAAGAACGCGTTGCCAAGTTGGCTGGCGGCGTTGCAGTCATTAAAGTGGGTGCCGCTACTGAAGTAGAAATGAAAGAGAAAAAGGCCCGCGTTGAAGATGCGTTGCACGCAACCCGTGCTGCGGTAGAAGAAGGCGTTGTGCCTGGCGGTGGCGTAGCACTGATCCGTGCGGTTGCATCGATTGCTGACCTGGAAGGTGACAATGAAGATCAAACCGCCGGTATTGCCATTGCGCGTCGTGCCATGGAAGCACCTCTGCGTCAGATCGTTGCCAATGCTGGTGAAGAAGCTTCAGTTATCTGCGAAAAAGTACGCGGTGGCGAAGGTAACTTTGGTTACAACGCAGGTACTGGTGAGTATGGCGACATGCTGGAAATGGGTATTCTCGACCCTGCTAAAGTAACCCGCACTGCGCTGCAGGCTGCAGGTTCTATCGCTGGCTTAATGATTACTACCGAAGCTATGGTTGCCGATAAGCCTGAAGACAAGCCCGCTATGGGCGCTCCAGACATGGGCGGCATGGGAGGTATGGGCGGCATGATGTAA
- a CDS encoding chaperonin GroES has product MKIRPLHDRVVVRRKEEEEKTAGGIVLPGSAKEKPNQGEVIAVGSGRVLDNGETRPVDVKVGDIVVFGKYAGSDTIEVEGEELVILSESDIKAVVE; this is encoded by the coding sequence ATGAAAATTCGTCCTTTACACGATCGTGTTGTGGTTCGCCGCAAGGAAGAAGAGGAAAAAACCGCTGGCGGTATCGTATTGCCAGGTTCAGCCAAAGAGAAGCCAAACCAGGGTGAAGTTATTGCTGTAGGTTCTGGCCGCGTGTTGGATAACGGTGAAACCCGTCCAGTGGACGTTAAAGTAGGTGACATCGTGGTATTCGGCAAGTACGCCGGTAGCGACACCATTGAGGTTGAAGGTGAAGAGCTGGTAATTCTCAGCGAAAGCGATATCAAAGCGGTTGTTGAATAA
- a CDS encoding UPF0716 protein FxsA, translating into MRVFTLLFIVIPILEMWLLITVGSVIGALPTIGLVFLTAMMGLALLRQQGFSTLIRAQTRMQQGELPASEMIEGIFLAVGGALLLTPGFFTDALGFCCLIPGLRQIIISWGMKHIKIRNVHVHSQGFQQRSQNDNNTIEGDYKRED; encoded by the coding sequence GTGAGAGTTTTCACCCTTCTATTTATTGTAATACCCATTCTTGAAATGTGGCTTCTAATCACGGTGGGCAGTGTCATAGGGGCGTTGCCTACTATAGGGCTGGTTTTTCTGACGGCAATGATGGGCTTGGCCTTGTTGCGACAGCAAGGCTTTAGCACCCTTATTCGTGCCCAAACCCGCATGCAACAGGGCGAATTACCTGCGAGCGAAATGATTGAAGGCATATTTTTGGCTGTGGGGGGAGCATTGCTGTTAACGCCGGGCTTTTTTACCGATGCCCTGGGCTTCTGTTGCCTTATTCCCGGCTTACGGCAGATTATTATCAGTTGGGGAATGAAACACATCAAAATCCGCAACGTGCATGTTCACTCTCAGGGGTTTCAACAGCGTTCGCAAAACGACAATAACACCATTGAAGGCGATTACAAACGCGAAGACTAG
- a CDS encoding PAT family beta-lactamase induction signal transducer AmpG, giving the protein MPSQFWSAILNRRSLICIFNGFTSGLPLYILITLVPAWLRKEGVGLAEIGLFTLIQLPYNWKFLWAPLLDRFELPFLGLRRGWMLLFQIGLLCSIAALPHFNLSTLGNIAYLATAVAFFSASQDIVLDAYRREILPDQELGFGNSLAVNAYRIAGLIPGSLSLILADHFSWEFVFFVTSLFMLVGIVLTLVIDEPSRDYHPHSFKEALVEPVREFFSRQGVQQGLLVIAFLFFYKLGDNMATALATPFYIDLGFSLSEIGIIAKNAALWPVIFGSVIGGLIMIKLGINKSLWLFGVVQLISILGYAVLANAGANKLLLALVIGFEYLGVGLGASASVAFIARSSDRRFTAFQFALLTAVAALPRTLANSVTGFIVEAIGWQHFFYFCTASAIPGMLLLFKVAPWSTKE; this is encoded by the coding sequence ATGCCCTCCCAATTCTGGTCGGCGATTCTCAATCGCCGTTCACTGATTTGTATATTTAACGGGTTCACTTCCGGCCTTCCACTCTATATTTTGATAACTTTGGTGCCCGCCTGGTTGCGAAAAGAAGGCGTTGGGCTGGCTGAAATTGGTTTGTTCACCTTGATTCAACTGCCATACAACTGGAAATTTTTATGGGCACCGCTACTCGACCGATTTGAATTGCCATTTCTGGGCTTACGGCGTGGTTGGATGCTGTTGTTCCAAATTGGCCTCTTATGCAGCATCGCTGCGTTACCTCATTTCAATTTGTCCACACTTGGCAATATCGCCTACCTGGCAACAGCAGTTGCCTTTTTCAGCGCCAGTCAGGACATCGTTCTCGACGCTTATCGCCGCGAGATTCTTCCAGATCAGGAACTCGGATTCGGAAACTCACTCGCAGTGAATGCATACCGCATTGCGGGCTTAATCCCCGGTTCGCTGTCGCTGATTTTGGCAGACCACTTCAGTTGGGAGTTTGTATTTTTCGTCACTTCGCTGTTTATGCTGGTAGGCATTGTACTCACCCTGGTAATCGATGAGCCCAGCCGTGACTATCATCCCCACAGTTTCAAGGAAGCACTCGTGGAACCGGTGCGTGAATTCTTTTCTCGCCAAGGCGTGCAACAAGGCCTGTTGGTGATCGCGTTCCTGTTTTTTTATAAGCTCGGCGACAATATGGCCACAGCACTGGCAACCCCTTTTTATATCGACCTGGGTTTCAGCCTGTCTGAGATCGGTATTATCGCCAAAAACGCCGCACTTTGGCCGGTGATATTCGGCAGCGTCATCGGCGGGCTCATCATGATAAAACTGGGTATCAACAAAAGTTTATGGCTGTTTGGCGTCGTACAGCTTATTTCGATTCTTGGATACGCAGTGCTCGCGAACGCAGGAGCCAACAAACTGCTGTTGGCGCTGGTAATCGGATTCGAATACTTGGGTGTGGGTTTAGGCGCCTCGGCATCGGTGGCGTTCATCGCCAGAAGCTCTGACAGACGTTTCACTGCCTTTCAATTTGCCCTACTTACCGCCGTCGCAGCCCTGCCCCGAACGCTTGCCAATTCGGTAACCGGATTTATTGTTGAAGCCATAGGGTGGCAACATTTTTTCTACTTTTGCACCGCCAGCGCAATTCCAGGGATGTTGTTGCTGTTCAAAGTCGCACCTTGGAGCACAAAGGAATAA
- a CDS encoding AmpE protein, producing MNLFIVVLSIAFLQVWGAANPLHKDAWFSYWANKVEKLSIKNQNVNFIVTVALPVVALVSLQLVLAYLSPWLLLPLGMLVLLYSFGRGEFGDIVSEYTKACYIEDWPSALERASRLGVSTEGLPENDWPSLHKHVLDEAGYRGFERMFAVLFWCFSFGPAAAFLYRLSFMYSRNNHPEHPFAAKFLWVLEWPAVRLLGLSFALTGNFVGCFQRWKECFFCATRSTISVLSPLILGALLVDDEMAQTGEVTRKELNLLTSLYTRTLWLWLATAAILIILV from the coding sequence ATGAATCTATTTATTGTTGTCTTGAGTATTGCCTTCCTTCAGGTGTGGGGTGCGGCGAATCCGCTGCACAAAGACGCCTGGTTTTCCTACTGGGCGAACAAAGTAGAAAAGCTCAGTATTAAAAATCAGAATGTGAACTTCATTGTTACTGTTGCTTTGCCTGTTGTGGCGTTAGTCTCGCTGCAACTGGTACTCGCCTATCTATCGCCTTGGTTATTGTTGCCACTGGGGATGCTTGTGCTCCTCTACAGTTTTGGTCGCGGTGAGTTTGGCGATATCGTGAGCGAATATACCAAAGCTTGCTATATCGAAGATTGGCCGTCGGCGCTGGAGCGCGCCAGCCGATTGGGGGTTAGTACCGAGGGCTTGCCGGAGAATGACTGGCCCAGCTTGCACAAACACGTGTTAGATGAGGCGGGTTACCGGGGGTTTGAGCGGATGTTTGCGGTGTTATTTTGGTGTTTTTCGTTCGGGCCGGCTGCGGCATTCTTGTACCGATTGAGCTTCATGTACTCCAGAAATAATCACCCGGAACACCCGTTTGCAGCAAAATTTTTGTGGGTATTGGAGTGGCCTGCAGTACGTCTGCTTGGCTTGTCATTTGCGTTAACTGGCAATTTTGTAGGCTGTTTTCAGCGCTGGAAGGAGTGCTTCTTTTGCGCCACACGTTCCACAATTTCTGTGCTCAGCCCCCTTATTTTGGGTGCGTTGCTTGTGGATGATGAGATGGCACAAACTGGAGAAGTTACCCGGAAAGAGCTTAATTTACTAACCAGCCTTTACACCCGGACTTTGTGGCTTTGGCTGGCAACTGCTGCAATTCTTATCATTTTGGTATAA
- a CDS encoding AmpD protein, with the protein MPIVEGWYTDARRVESPNCNERPEGAEISLLVIHNISLPPGDYHSNSVEAFFCNRLDPSAHPYFETIATLQVSAHCFIRRSGELIQFVPFQARAWHAGRSEFEGEGECNNYSIGIELEGTDTEPYTDQQYGALAEISSELLEKYPKITRYRIVGHSDIAPNRKTDPGPSFDWHRYRAML; encoded by the coding sequence ATGCCTATTGTTGAAGGCTGGTATACCGATGCGCGACGCGTCGAATCGCCAAACTGTAACGAGCGCCCAGAAGGGGCTGAAATCTCACTTTTGGTTATCCACAATATCAGCCTCCCTCCTGGTGATTACCACAGTAATTCTGTAGAAGCTTTTTTTTGCAATCGCTTGGACCCAAGTGCCCACCCATACTTTGAAACAATCGCAACGCTTCAGGTGTCTGCGCATTGCTTCATACGCCGTAGTGGTGAGCTTATTCAATTTGTACCCTTCCAGGCACGAGCCTGGCACGCAGGTCGCTCCGAGTTTGAGGGAGAAGGCGAGTGCAACAATTATTCCATTGGAATTGAGCTGGAGGGTACCGATACAGAGCCCTATACTGACCAACAGTACGGCGCGTTGGCAGAGATTTCCTCTGAATTGCTTGAAAAATATCCAAAAATAACGCGATATCGCATCGTTGGGCACTCAGACATCGCCCCAAACCGTAAAACAGACCCTGGCCCTTCATTCGACTGGCACAGGTATCGCGCAATGCTTTAA
- a CDS encoding aspartyl protease family protein, with translation MNDAQAPGKRIGKGMLAVSWIIILVGLTAFFGSKEKSWYNPNQTVEGSATASARTVTLERNRQHHYVATGEINGHKVTFLLDTGATNVSVPAQIGRKLGLRPGERYTAATANGLVEVRGTNIRELKLGPIVLEHVNASLNPGMNGDEILLGMSALKTLDFSQSGSTLTLTQYLN, from the coding sequence ATGAATGACGCTCAAGCACCCGGAAAACGCATTGGTAAAGGCATGCTGGCGGTGAGTTGGATTATTATTCTAGTTGGTCTCACAGCCTTTTTTGGCAGTAAAGAAAAATCCTGGTACAACCCCAATCAAACTGTCGAAGGTAGCGCCACGGCAAGCGCACGCACCGTTACACTAGAACGAAACCGGCAGCACCACTACGTAGCTACGGGTGAAATCAACGGCCACAAAGTCACCTTTCTTTTAGACACCGGCGCTACCAACGTGTCTGTTCCGGCGCAAATAGGCCGCAAACTCGGGCTCAGGCCAGGCGAACGCTACACTGCCGCCACGGCTAACGGGCTGGTTGAAGTCCGTGGCACCAATATTCGCGAGTTAAAGCTCGGCCCGATTGTGCTCGAACACGTAAACGCCTCCCTAAACCCAGGCATGAACGGCGACGAAATCCTGCTCGGCATGAGTGCGCTGAAAACGCTTGATTTCAGCCAAAGCGGCAGCACGCTCACCCTTACTCAATACCTTAACTAA